The Phaeodactylum tricornutum CCAP 1055/1 chromosome 8, whole genome shotgun sequence genome has a window encoding:
- a CDS encoding predicted protein, with the protein VVVIDEIDAVFRKRSSSEESGEATRSSVVNQILAKLDGVHAIPNVLLIGMTNRRELLDDALLRPGRLEVQIEVPLPDRDGRREILQIHFDALRKRGRLSRPLSDYVTNGFSGADIAGLVRCAGSIALSRSR; encoded by the exons GTAGTTGTGATTGATGAAATTGATGCCGTTTTCCGCAAACGATCGTCGTCGGAAGAGAGTGGGGAGGCAACACGGTCATCCGTAGTAAACCAAATCTTGGCAAAACTTGATGGGGTCCATGCCATTCCAAATGTACTCTTAATTGGCATGACAAACCGTCGAGAGCTTTTGGACGATGCGCTGTTGCGTCCTGGACGCTTGGAAGTGCAAATCGAAGTCCCATTGCCTGATAGAGATGGCCGACGCGAAATCTTACAAATCCACTTCGACGCTCTACGAAAACGCGGTCGCTTGAGTAGACCACTTT CCGACTATGTGACTAATGGCTTTTCTGGCGCCGATATTGCAGGCCTAGTACGGTGTGCGGGATCCATAGCATTATCTAGGTCTCGC
- a CDS encoding predicted protein, with the protein MHSNDPHEIAKEDDGEAFDKTTSKGRENGLFQACMKSIRGAHVTSNRLRAGLVLAGLFTDKSIYREVLSMFYVVTKELEEKLDTLKVSDEICQKIASLDYNFSKGYEKDMAVLYGDDWETIIEDLIQKNKVARYYREMVRNMDSGTQLAGAAFVLWGALIIGGGAVAMPRVKNLCGKDAINVFKDVTGPGREERRNNFVALWDSLASPGSSEFEEIVTFSQECMRCNNNIFTSLQRSPWWLNYFITAGVGIGAICIVILQRRMIKS; encoded by the coding sequence ATGCACTCGAACGACCCCCATGAAATCGCGAAAGAAGACGATGGCGAAGCCTTCGATAAGACGACCTCCAAGGGGCGTGAGAATGGTCTCTTTCAGGCCTGTATGAAATCGATACGGGGCGCGCACGTTACTTCAAACCGTTTACGCGCAGGTCTCGTCCTTGCGGGTCTTTTCACCGACAAATCGATTTATCGTGAAGTTCTAAGCATGTTTTATGTTGTGACaaaggaattggaagaaaagctcGACACTTTGAAAGTGTCGGACGAGATCTGCCAAAAGATCGCGTCGTTGGACTATAACTTTAGCAAGGGTTATGAAAAGGATATGGCTGTCTTGTATGGCGACGACTGGGAGACTATAATTGAAGATCTCATTCAAAAGAACAAAGTCGCACGTTACTACCGCGAAATGGTGCGCAACATGGACTCCGGTACACAACTCGCGGGAGCCGCCTTCGTCCTCTGGGGTGCACTCATCATTGGCGGAGGCGCAGTGGCCATGCCTCGAGTAAAGAACTTGTGCGGCAAGGACGCCATCAACGTGTTTAAGGACGTGACTGGGCCTGGCCGAGAAGAGCGTCGCAACAACTTTGTGGCCCTGTGGGATTCTTTGGCTTCTCCCGGTTCGTCCGAATTCGAAGAGATTGTTACCTTTTCACAAGAGTGCATGCGATGCAACAACAATATCTTCACTTCGTTACAACGCTCTCCTTGGTGGCTGAATTACTTCATCACAGCGGGGGTAGGAATTGGTGCTATTTGCATCGTAATCCTGCAGCGACGAATGATTAAATCTTGA
- a CDS encoding predicted protein yields MNEKDLTAENRGPPKKHVWLFHSMAATPWPYMVFLPTVFIFLIAFGWTREDIIEDEVASIWIPTKGSYAKDLDYGAQLGRDDLAISSFAAMAIARDGKNLFTESRLEEIRARMEAAEGTTVTHNGVTYTWQDMCALNSFPYEFPCARLSPMDLFQEARWFFDETSKITWYNEVLQNLLVKPRIPRFGVMTESCASPASDVCDFIVALRTNPTLVGQPAETANPLLLFSDIGNMEMSDPCRICIEENYQSQIEQLFSLAKPVFQVLSAELQRALQVGFANDTEGSAQVGAMLSKTAQLAQSITIEDVKDFYQYFVTRGVYASLGAPAYIAGYQQLLPLIELCNPAFGLTCPSTSVPNTTEAEAALLAHADNSFSPVSTAGAPFPFWSESNGTGNLFAGSNPVSGSGVDMSGEMLSIVGYLDLLNFGQDDWNPLYSNGYLDPVTPDPTWSALVERNPLFNWFMASVTEADPGLVCGNDVLTGTDTPSPEFNAATAGAMAQATSRWCTQYDLPTAEEPEGTFTKQHFARMWYDLLIASDSFLGVTEGEDDPYTWTTGQGCGYNLGGERDPYTGRDEQSILFNASRELYFIDEGETIGVVSRNLLFGDVTPRVGDYSFENPLQEVGLVQSLYASLRPPGIVERVRNCNRPGGAVDISVEDAEDILKLYKEEMENIWSRGWDDDNAGEVQFVGFFDDNGVIGTTGRMLQQITLDNTTLTTISILLIALFSVLFLFSLDWVESRVLITLVGVALVVLSFFAALGFAILIGVKISVTIAWTLPFVILGLGVDDMYIVLLSIKKQGGYREHHYLKAMKEVIVPVTMTSLVNACMFAMMNISDIPAVYLSAQCALYSVILLYLAIITCFPAYCYLDMKRQAAGRKDVFFCLKQENAPSEGKAEDFRNTFLYDKFYKPLVLGSARTRMFTHTLIMLGTVALFGVGIYGITEREVGLGLEDFFPSSNQANTWATTRTEALASWSMGMNWGNIEYTDPDTQMKMIKQFESVVETPHVAEVDTKQLWMANFLIWNSRMCLDNFDRSEFAELECGRDQFHNETQSSCEATWVPNQFGLRQKIIVNPTDEMCYPNEGGICRSGSSMHPADLEDMGILDPDSVRDEVYCPVVSDWTDEKWQFCLTQWRAKTGFSGGRFLLDDPQGSETDCTGVYEKDEALTWPIPFSSGPTMYSFDMFSHEETLVMMDETRTFCDDDPDLQCWLTGIAFDYWTQISSFFWYDGIFTVLVELGGYSTLVGFFISFVFLFTKLSIEGLYSRRKIFFGSLIGAGLIAMTIILTLISVVGLSVLAGVSLTGFSNMSFVLSVGFAVEYSVHIIARWLRANSSYSTSLSRVQFTMSFLMLPTFMSFVSSTIGVVCLAFTEFNFNQTFFFKPLIIVMFTSYFFGCWWLPAFLTYLDFDIVKMGKSAGIESEYLSTSTSPALRAAGKELDDDDEGESTPVDEEPRKEHEASSEEDP; encoded by the exons ATGAACGAGAAAGATCTTACAGCCGAGAACCGTGGACCTCCGAAAAAGCATGTGTGGCTCTTTCATAGCATGGCGGCGACACCTTGGCCTTATATGGTTTTCTTGCCTACTGTCTTTATATTCTTGATTGCTTTTGGATG GACTCGAGAAGATATCATTGAAGACGAAGTCGCATCGATCTGGATTCCCACGAAAGGTTCCTACGCCAAGGACTTGGATTATGGCGCTCAGCTCGGCAGAGATGATCTCGCGATTTCGTCGTTCGCCGCCATGGCCATTGCCCGCGACGGCAAGAATCTCTTTACGGAATCTCGTTTAGAAGAGATTCGTGCCCGCATGGAAGCAGCGGAAGGCACGACG GTCACCCACAACGGTGTCACTTACACGTGGCAAGATATGTGCGCGTTGAATTCCTTTCCTTACGAATTCCCGTGTGCCAGATTGTCACCCATGGATCTTTTTCAAGAAGCACGCTGGTTTTTTGATGAGACATCCAAGATCACGTGGTACAACGAGGTTCTGCAAAATCTGCTCGTCAAGCCCCGCATTCCTCGATTCGGGGTCATGACAGAGAGCTGCGCCAGCCCAGCATCGGATGTATGCGACTTCATTGTGGCGTTGCGTACGAATCCAACGCTAGTCGGTCAACCGGCTGAAACGGCTAACCCTCTCTTGCTCTTTTCCGATATCGGCAATATGGAAATGAGCGATCCCTGTCGCATTTGTATCGAAGAGAATTACCAAAGTCAGATTGAGCAGTTGTTCAGTCTCGCCAAGCCTGTCTTCCAAGTCCTCAGCGCTGAACTGCAGCGAGCTCTGCAAGTCGGCTTTGCCAACGATACGGAAGGGTCTGCGCAAGTTGGAGCTATGCTATCCAAAACCGCACAATTGGCACAAAGTATTACTATTGAAGATGTCAAGGATTTCTACCAATACTTCGTGACACGAGGCGTATATGCGTCGTTAGGAGCCCCGGCTTACATCGCAGGATACCAGCAGCTCCTGCCCTTGATCGAGTTGTGTAATCCAGCATTCGGCCTGACTTGCCCCTCCACTTCTGTCCCAAATACGACCGAAGCGGAAGCGGCTCTGCTTGCCCATGCTGACAATTCGTTTAGCCCGGTGTCAACTGCTGGTGCTCCGTTCCCGTTCTGGTCAGAGAGCAATGGTACTGGTAATCTCTTTGCTGGCTCTAATCCTGTGTCAGGTTCTGGAGTGGATATGAGCGGGGAAATGCTATCTATTGTTGGATACCTAGATCTTTTGAATTTTGGTCAAGACGATTGGAACCCCCTGTATTCTAATGGATACTTGGACCCTGTAACTCCGGATCCTACTTGGTCTGCTTTGGTGGAGCGCAATCCACTCTTTAATTGGTTCATGGCGAGCGTTACCGAAGCCGATCCCGGCTTGGTTTGTGGCAATGATGTGTTGACTGGGACCGACACACCAAGTCCTGAATTCAACGCTGCTACTGCTGGTGCTATGGCGCAAGCAACCTCGAGATGGTGCACCCAGTATGATCTACCCACCGCTGAAGAGCCTGAAGGGACATTTACCAAGCAGCACTTTGCACGTATGTGGTACGATTTGCTTATTGCATCAGATAGCTTTCTTGGTGTTACGGAGGGAGAGGATGATCCCTACACGTGGACGACAGGCCAAGGGTGCGGTTACAATCTTGGTGGCGAGCGTGATCCTTACACCGGCCGGGACGAACAAAGTATTCTTTTCAACGCATCTCGTGAGCTCTACTTTATCGACGAGGGCGAAACTATTGGCGTAGTGTCGCGGAACTTGCTTTTTGGAGATGTGACCCCACGGGTGGGGGACTATTCGTTTGAGAACCCATTGCAAGAAGTTGGTTTGGTCCAGTCTTTATACGCGTCACTGCGCCCACCGGGCATTGTTGAGAGAGTGAGGAACTGCAACCGTCCGGGTGGAGCCGTTGATATCTCAGTGGAAGACGCTGAGGATATTCTCAAGCTTTacaaggaagaaatggaaaacaTTTGGTCCCGAGGCTGGGATGATGACAACGCGGGGGAGGTTCAGTTCGTTGGGTTTTTTGATGACAATGGTGTAATTGGAACCACCGGACGCATGCTACAGCAAATCACCTTGGATAATACGACCTTGACGACAATCTCGATTTTGCTAATTGCCCTTTTCTCGGTGCTTTTCCTGTTCAGCCTTGATTGGGTTGAGTCTCGAGTTTTAATTACCCTGGTCGGTGTAGCACTTGTTGTGCTCTCTTTTTTCGCTGCCCTGGGTTTTGCAATTCTCATTGGAGTCAAGATTTCTGTCACAATTGCATGGACTTTACCTTTTGTGATCCTCGGACTTGGAGTGGACGATATG TATATTGTACTTTTGTCGATTAAAAAGCAAGGTGGATACCGGGAACACCATTATCTCAAGGCTATGAAAGAGGTCATTGTTCCAGTCACGATGACATCGTTGGTCAATGCATGCATGTTCGCTATGATGAATATAAGCGATATTCCCGCTGTGTATCTTTCAGCCCAATGTGCACTTTATTCTGTGATCCTGCTTTATCTTGCGATCATCACGTGCTTCCCAGCATACTGCTACCTTGACATGAAACGTCAGGCTGCCGGACGTAAAGACGTCTTTTTCTGCCTAAAGCAAGAGAACGCCCCGAGTGAGGGGAAAGCTGAGGATTTCCGTAACACGTTTCTTTATGATAAGTTTTACAAACCGCTTGTTTTGGGCTCTGCTCGCACTCGCATGTTCACGCACACATTGATCATGCTCGGTACAGTGGCCCTTTTCGGTGTCGGTATTTATGGTATTACAGAGAGAGAGGTTGGACTTGGTCTGGAAGATTTCTTCCCGAGC TCGAACCAGGCGAACACGTGGGCGACGACTCGGACGGAAGCTCTTGCGTCCTGGTCTATGGGAATGAATTGGGGAAATATCGAGTACACAGATCCGGACACTCAAATGAAAATGATTAAGCAATTTGAAAGTGTAGTTGAAACTCCTCACGTAGCTGAAGTCGATACCAAGCAGCTTTGGATGGCCAATTTCCTAATCTGGAACAGTCGCATGTGTTTGGATAATTTTGATAGGTCAGAATTTGCCGAGCTTGAATGCGGACGTGATCAGTTCCATAATGAGACGCAATCGTCCTGCGAGGCCACTTGGGTGCCAAACCAGTTTGGACTTCGCCAGAAGATTATTGTCAACCCTACCGATGAAATGTGCTACCCAAACGAAGGCGGAATTTGTCGCTCAGGATCTAGCATGCATCCTGCCGATCTAGAGGACATGGGAATTCTCGACCCAGATTCCGTACGGGACGAAGTGTACTGTCCTGTTGTCAGTGATTGGACCGATGAGAAATGGCAGTTCTGCTTAACGCAATGGCGTGCCAAGACAGGATTCTCTGGTGGTCGCTTTCTATTGGATGATCCACAAGGTTCGGAGACCGATTGCACTGGGGTAtacgaaaaggatgaagCGCTGACATGGCCGATTCCTTTCAGTTCTGGTCCAACGATGTATTCGTTTGACATGTTTTCTCACGAAGAAACGCTCGTGATGATGGACGAGACTCGAACTTTTTGCGATGACGATCCTGATTTGCAGTGCTGGTTGACAGGCATTGCCTTCGACTACTGGACACAG atttcttcttttttttgGTACGATGGAATTTTCACTGTTTTGGTGGAACTCGGAGGCTACTCTACACTGGTCGGTTTCTTCATCTCTTTTGTATTCCTTTTCACAAAGCTGAGCATCGAAGGTCTCTACTCACGCCGAaaaattttctttggaaGTTTGATTGGTGCAGGCTTGATAGCGATGACGATTATCTTGACGTTGATATCTGTCGTCGGATTGAGCGTTCTGGCAGGTGTCAGTTTGACCGGGTTTTCCAACATGTCATTTGTTTTGAGCGTCGGCTTCGCAGTCGAGTACTCTGTACATATCATCGCTCGTTGGCTTCGGGCCAACTCATCGTATAGTACGAGTCTCAGCCGCGTCCAGTTCACGATGTCTTTCTTGATGTTGCCTACTTTTATGTCATTTGTCTCGTCAACGATTGGCGTCGTTTGTCTGGCTTTTACAGAGTTCAACTTCAACCAAACATTCTTTTTCAAGCCTTTGATCATTGTCATGTTCACATCGTATTTCTTTGGATGTTGGTGGCTTCCCGCGTTTTTGACGTACCTGGACTTTGATATTGTCAAGATGGGTAAGAGTGCTGGAATCGAATCAGAGTACTTATCGACTTCGACTTCGCCAGCCTTGCGTGCTGCTGGCAAAGAGcttgatgatgatgacgaaggGGAATCTACTCCGGTTGATGAGGAGCCGCGGAAAGAGCACGAAGCATCCTCGGAGGAAGATCCCTGA
- a CDS encoding predicted protein, with translation MSASSQTIPDLYTLDQIQAITDTATFRNDLIKAISQGFVAFENGLFVAAPIQTLGAPPTIPFVANHPNYAAQTCVKSGYFAQHPYYVIKVASGGTPWPNSGLLQVYSQRTGRLEALLLDEGVLTELRTAAVGALAAQLLAPKCILRIGVLGTGVQARYQLLLLQSVTECREVLVWGRNRQHTEKFQAEMKHSGWKVEIATAVDDLLSKCDLVLTTTCAREAILGKSVSKLSKKGQLIVCIGSDAPGKRELSDVVLNTAELLVADHVPQSRERGEFQYLDSSKVAGIIPFGALIGQPEFHRKDSGDDRTILFDSSGVALQDCVIAQMVYDALQKARTL, from the coding sequence ATGAGTGCTAGCTCGCAAACCATCCCCGACCTTTACACGCTCGATCAGATCCAAGCCATCACGGACACTGCCACGTTTCGAAACGACCTGATCAAGGCCATCTCCCAAGGATTTGTTGCCTTCGAAAACGGCTTATTCGTTGCCGCTCCAATTCAAACTCTGGGTGCACCACCCACGATTCCATTCGTCGCGAATCATCCGAACTATGCGGCCCAAACGTGCGTCAAATCGGGGTACTTTGCCCAGCACCCGTACTACGTCATCAAGGTCGCCTCGGGCGGCACGCCCTGGCCCAATTCTGGCCTTTTGCAAGTATACTCGCAAAGGACGGGACGACTCGAAGCGTTGCTGCTGGATGAAGGCGTTTTGACGGAACTGCGCACGGCTGCCGTGGGCGCACTCGCTGCTCAGCTCTTGGCGCCCAAATGTATACTGCGGATTGGGGTCCTGGGTACAGGCGTACAAGCACGGTATCAACTTTTGCTCCTCCAGAGTGTCACAGAGTGCCGTGAGGTACTCGTTTGGGGACGAAACAGACAGCACACCGAAAAATTTCAGGCCGAAATGAAGCACTCAGGATGGAAAGTCGAAATCGCAACTGCGGTTGATGATTTGCTTTCCAAGTGTGACTTAGTTCTTACAACTACTTGTGCACGCGAAGCCATTTTGGGCAAATCAGTTAGTAAATTATCCAAAAAGGGCCAGCTCATTGTCTGCATCGGATCAGACGCTCCCGGAAAACGGGAGCTTTCCGATGTGGTGCTTAATACTGCCGAGCTTTTGGTTGCCGACCACGTACCCCAGAGTCGCGAACGCGGAGAATTTCAGTATTTGGATTCATCCAAAGTCGCTGGTATTATTCCTTTTGGTGCATTGATTGGGCAACCCGAATTCCATCGTAAGGATAGCGGTGATGACAGAACAATTCTTTTTGACTCCTCGGGAGTGGCGTTGCAGGATTGCGTAATAGCCCAGATGGTCTACGAtgctttgcaaaaggctCGTACATTATAA
- a CDS encoding predicted protein: MTSKAPLTTITNGGRSDSIRYQRLLSVLEKALQTSRQKFDAEAAIREVYGDDAAIFGDDDNNGMLRSVLDSMLESVHDKVSTQMKTFLQEKDVEKQLSLLDAIVFKLEQQDADREKAESRDKHSARQALEDAKLPKGLSPIDMINRKACEKLQQEKEDVLAELAAIEQEIEGLEAERQDRTTTMQRTLQTVQAFGKELEKSADKCSMVS; the protein is encoded by the coding sequence ATGACGTCCAAGGCACCACTTACAACGATTACTAACGGTGGTAGAAGCGATTCGATTCGCTACCAACGCCTGCTTAgtgtcttggaaaaggcgtTGCAAACATCCCGACAAAAATTCGACGCCGAAGCCGCGATTCGCGAAGTGTACGGCGACGATGCCGCCatctttggcgacgacgacaacaacggaATGCTGCGATCCGTCTTGGATAGCATGCTGGAATCGGTGCACGACAAAGTATCCACCCAAATGAAGACATTTTTACAAGAGAAAGATGTGGAAAAACAACTGAGCTTGTTGGATGCAATTGTTTTCAAGCTTGAGCAACAAGACGCCGACCGGGAAAAGGCCGAAAGTCGGGACAAACATTCCGCGCGTCAAGCATTAGAGGATGCCAAACTTCCCAAGGGTCTTTCGCCCATTGACATGATCAACCGTAAGGCTTGCGAAAAATTGcaacaggaaaaagaagacgtATTGGCTGAGCTTGCGGCAATCGAACAGGAAATCGAGGGTCTCGAAGCGGAAAGGCAAGACCGAACGACTACAATGCAACGAACTCTACAGACTGTACAAGCATTCGGCAAGGAACTAGAGAAATCTGCCGATAAATGCTCCATGGTGTCCTAA
- a CDS encoding predicted protein, with protein MRSLLQSLCRSNQGLLAQKLGLMDAVVAKHGQTKAEDMYHQVCPIVQATVGQHIRHSVDHIERAILAAQDPEIRKIRYDVRKRGGEDEHNLDAARARVEHVRDILDRMANSNAHLPVMSHNIEACFMLSGTSPIEFALPSTAARELGFAAHHGIHHMAMVKIIALQTLGLDSNDLPADFGKAPSTSNFDRQQQRAQSS; from the coding sequence ATGAGAAGTCTGTTGCAGTCGTTGTGTCGTTCGAATCAAGGACTGCTTGCACAAAAGCTCGGCTTGATGGACGCGGTCGTCGCGAAGCATGGGCAAACCAAGGCTGAGGATATGTACCATCAAGTGTGCCCAATCGTCCAAGCCACCGTCGGTCAGCATATTCGTCACAGTGTAGACCACATCGAACGAGCTATTTTGGCCGCTCAGGATCCGGAAATTCGTAAAATTCGGTACGATGTGCGCAAACGCGGGGGCGAGGATGAACACAACCTCGACGCGGCACGAGCACGCGTGGAACACGTACGAGATATACTGGACCGGATGGCCAACAGTAATGCCCATTTACCAGTGATGTCACACAATATCGAAGCTTGTTTTATGCTGTCCGGGACGAGCCCGATTGAATTTGCCCTGCCGAGTACGGCTGCTCGTGAGCTTGGGTTTGCGGCTCACCATGGCATCCACCATATGGCAATGGTAAAGATCATCGCCCTACAAACTCTGGGCTTGGACTCGAACGACTTGCCGGCAGACTTTGGTAAGGCACCAAGTACCTCCAACTTCGATCGGCAGCAACAGCGAGCTCAAAGCTCATGA
- a CDS encoding predicted protein, whose amino-acid sequence SLLPQWEDELRSKTSLSFTVYYGSQGSRTPTREELESVDVVVTTYGTIQGETKRKNPILAKCRWLRVVLDEAHCIRNQQTLASKVCCELSARHRWCVSGTIIQNSLDDVYGVIKFLRHEPWCIPGFWK is encoded by the coding sequence TCTCTCCTGCCACAGTGGGAGGACGAGCTACGCAGTAAAACCTCTCTTTCCTTTACAGTATACTACGGATCACAAGGATCTCGCACACCGACAAGGGAAGAGTTGGAGAGTGTCGACGTTGTTGTGACAACATACGGGACCATTCAAGGGGAAACTAAACGCAAGAATCCCATTTTGGCAAAATGCCGGTGGCTTCGTGTTGTGCTCGACGAAGCTCACTGTATTCGGAATCAGCAAACGCTGGCCTCCAAGGTATGCTGCGAACTCTCAGCGAGGCACCGATGGTGTGTCAGTGGGACGATTATTCAAAATTCACTGGATGACGTGTATGGAGTGATAAAGTTTCTTCGGCACGAACCATGGTGCATTCCAGGCTTCTGGAAA
- a CDS encoding predicted protein, giving the protein KVLIFSQYLGFLDLLGSQFSANGIHFFRLDGSLSLKARITVLEEFRVFQQAKQASVNGDACRKGTVMLMSMGAGGEGLNLVAASSVFIADPWWNAAKEDQCVNRIHRIGQLSPVVRVRKFVVTDSVEERIVELQSRKKYV; this is encoded by the exons AAAGTTCTAATTTTCTCACAATATCTTGGATTCCTCGATCTTTTGGGCTCCCAGTTTAGTGCCAATGGGATTCATTTCTTCCGGTTGGATGGAAGCCTTTCGTTAAAGGCACGCATCACTGTCTTGGAGGAATTTCGCGTCTTTCAGCAAGCTAAGCAGGCCAGTGTCAATGGTGATGCGTGTAGGAAGGGAACTGTCATGCTCATGTCTATGGGGGCTGGTGGAGAAGGCTTGAATCTTGTAGCCGCATCCTCGGTTTTCATAGCAGACCCTTGGTGGAATGCGGCCAAGGAAGATCA ATGTGTTAATCGCATTCACCGAATCGGTCAGCTGTCTCCCGTGGTACGTGTGCGCAAATTTGTGGTGACGGACAGTGTTGAGGAACGCATTGTGGAGTTGCAGAGTCGGAAAAAGTACGTT
- a CDS encoding predicted protein, whose amino-acid sequence MRPSPQTIHDLPGMKTMRESSESRVVIIGITMTIVMGGLLTNADFASPLSQTGPPRSEIDGLHSIASTSVPKIPGSLSYLRTWRRWSESALDVIRSDLLSSLPNPVDEEALQDLSFRLGEAADQGVMPSFSNTGALAGYAVNYFCRAQLLADLLFEQNEPQFLVLAMNNMLLHTRSTLRTPYRIVSLGGGPGFDFVGLALMCSFSAQHRQLPSATISAKILDYEQGWSPFVDSMSQSVDNVLGGQHSCSFDGCDITLPLSDASNAACAKELSNCDLWVCSYCVAENALRLRENDFVFFRNLFRESKEGALFVFTETTHRLWSEMVDVALATTDFEVAFPRRNGRGKKGRQLILRKQRGAALGTEEQLQRKYFEQDNSCQERKTGRGIQRMKKKVPGAK is encoded by the exons ATGCGGCCATCACCACAGACCATTCATGATCTTCCGGGAATGAAGACGATGAGGGAAAGCTCCGAAAGCCGAGTAGTCATCATCGGCATCACGATGACGATTGTGATGGGCGGCTTGCTAACAaatgctgact TTGCTTCTCCGTTGAGCCAAACTGGTCCACCGCGAAGTGAAATAGACGGACTTCATTCTATTGCGTCGACTAGTGTTCCAAAGATTCCAGGCTCTTTGAGTTATCTACGAACTTGGAGACGCTGGTCCGAAAGCGCCCTGGATGTGATTCGGTCGGACTTGCTGTCCAGCTTGCCAAATCCAGTTGACGAGGAGGCCTTGCAAGATCTGTCATTTCGTCTCGGAGAAGCGGCAGACCAGGGAGTCATGCCGAGTTTCTCGAACACGGGGGCACTGGCTGGTTACGCAGTGAACTATTTTTGTCGGGCGCAGCTTTTGGCAGATTTGCTCTTTGAGCAAAATGAACCCCAATTCTTGGTGCTGGCCATGAACAACATGCTACTACATACCAGGAGTACCCTTCGGACACCTTATCGGATTGTTTCGCTGGGAGGAGGACCAGGGTTTGACTTTGTAGGACTGGCACTCATGTGTAGCTTTAGCGCACAGCATCGTCAACTACCCAGCGCTACCATATCTGCGAAAATCTTGGATTATGAACAAGGATGGTCGCCCTTTGTTGACTCCATGTCTCAGTCCGTCGACAATGTATTAGGGGGGCAACATTCATGCTCGTTTGATGGATGTGACATTACTTTACCGCTTTCAGATGCTAGCAACGCTGCGTGCGCCAAGGAATTGTCCAATTGCGATCTTTGGGTTTGCTCATACTGTGTGGCGGAAAATGCTCTGAGACTTCGTGAGAACGACTTTGTCTTTTTCCGGAACCTATTTCGAGAATCCAAAGAAGGggctctttttgttttcaccGAAACGACACACCGTCTATGGTCTGAAATGGTCGATGTGGCCTTGGCCACTACCGATTTTGAGGTCGCTTTCCCTCGTCGCAATGGAAGAGGGAAAAAGGGACGTCAGCTGATTTTGAGAAAACAACGCGGTGCAGCATTGGGAACCGAAGAACAATTGCAACGAAAGTATTTTGAACAAGACAATAGTTGCCAGGAGCGGAAGACTGGGAGAGGAATTCAGAGAATGAAGAAAAAAGTCCCTGGTGCCAAGTGA